A single Biomphalaria glabrata chromosome 2, xgBioGlab47.1, whole genome shotgun sequence DNA region contains:
- the LOC106054633 gene encoding protein FAM13A-like isoform X1: protein MMERLKNMISPSTRRKKFQLAGGDTGTHTTHRLFGVALEELMSKAPANAVVPPFVKKICEFIYKHGLDNVGLFRVSGSVKVVEKMRTEFEQKGDVDLKEENDIPATAGLLKVFLRDLPDTLVPARLTQHFFSAVQDSKLNKDAVIMEIKKALSKMPEENYNLLKYISSLLVVVAEHEFDNKMSAYSLAIIFGPNIFKYELSTGMEGFKDMDSSKDVMQLFISEFKRLFAEDGEPGPKEFWGHLNPKKIPPPRPPPPKVQSLPSFSSPSLESLSPILVSSPSSSSLEPRPVPSPRKIKNIYDNNSSSSVDERSAPMFSIPLMSPRDFDHIRSQSPFALESEAHSIIESPMVTFRSNEIVDKTIVETISQFIGVTDFNQNSGLLSPRLLKSADDSEINYSIEEQPLPNVKILTEEKSNSTLLQNPKSLWEMQDDDLLEERNLPEFDGVERSDILIGHKKPVGPPRRSPSRKHRRSWEPDSVSVISSCSDPNCVPNESALVHYLNSSLKPSQGNVKHKEHVAEDGQDDEIRSKNMRRNENKPLLPHSLSLQTKPESTTGQNSSNDSCLIDRSPSHGIKLFIPPLDFSTLHEHIDGTEPIPITKDRFDTQIWVSTNQLSEPDMNTAIVSPRSSKLKKLFDLPESDASVPVVYEAPMSPSAYCGSGLFRASVNTDIPPSPPVQQDMYKKYSDDDGSYVLRQITKKIQGLKKKIKIFEENFEKEHGYRPTHGEKASQPEIKKYMNELTKARKDLKRLKEETEMGNRARHNSGASSSGVEQSPSVLPTITSTLDYILKCLTDKRQESGRPEEVLLMSRDQVQEEKLAVQKALLHFEGLHGRPTSKEEKDIMRPLYDRYRSVKRMLAKPLSPRNSLELQTVPEDQMMEIPTSYTRQPIHVHVPTATVEEEDGNTQEVGTLDFGLVTRDFNVMRDMDFISYGVKGNDIARFQTDDGYLDKVIPKTEDRMDAHLHELSLSELHAEIETSRKSKKRLRRLLREFEESFLFKTGRKVMKEDRYPLQTEYSEYKKVKARLRLLEALVLKHHERKDKLY, encoded by the exons ATGATGGAGAGGTTAAAAAACATGATCAGCCCTTCCACACGAAGAAAGAAGTTTCAGTTAGCTGGGGGAGATACTGGCACACATACAACGCACAGGCTTTTCGGGGTAGCTCTGGAAGAGCTTATGTCCAAGGCTCCTGCCAATGCTGTGGTGCCACCATTTGTCAAGAAAATTTGCgaatttatttacaaacatg GCCTGGATAATGTGGGTCTATTTAGAGTTAGTGGTAGTGTTAAAGTTGTTGAGAAGATGCGTACAGAATTTGAGCAGAAAGGTGATGTggatttaaaagaagaaaatgatatCCCTGCAACTGCTGGCTTGCTTAAAGTCTTTCTCAGAGATTTGCCAGATACACTTGTACCTGCAAGGCTAACTCAACACTTTTTTTCTGCTGTGCAag ATTCAAAACTTAACAAGGATGCTGTCATAATGGAAATCAAGAAAGCACTTAGTAAAATGCCAGAGGAAAATTACAACCTTCTGAAATACATTTCATCTCTTTTAGTAGTGGTGGCTGAACATGAATTTGATAATAAGATGTCTGCATATTCTTTAGCTATCATATTTGGCCCAAACATCTTTAa GTATGAACTGTCTACGGGGATGGAAGGATTCAAAGACATGGACTCCAGTAAGGATGTTATGCAACTTTTCATTTCTGAATTTAAAAGATTGTTTGCAGAAGATGGCGAGCCAGGTCCTAAAGAATTCTGG GGACATTTGAATCCAAAGAAGATTCCTCCTCCTCGTCCTCCCCCTCCCAAGGTACAGTCCTTACCATCATTTTCTTCTCCTTCTCTTGAAAGTCTGAGTCCTATATTAGTTTCTTCACCATCATCATCCTCTTTAGAGCCTAGACCAGTGCCATCGCCTAGAAAG atCAAAAATATCTATGATAATAACAGTAGTTCAAGTGTAGATGAAAGATCTGCTCCAATGTTTTCCATACCTCTCATGAGCCCAAGAGATTTTGATCATATTCGTTCGCAGTCGCCATTTGCCCTTGAAAG TGAAGCTCACAGCATTATAGAGTCACCCATGGTTACTTTTAGAAGTAATGA AATTGTAGATAAAACTATTGTGGAGACCATATCACAGTTTATTGGTGTCACAGATTTCAACCAAAATTCAGGACtacttt ctcCCAGACTTTTGAAAAGTGCTGATGATAGTGAAATTAATTATAG TATTGAAGAACAACCACTTCctaatgtaaaaatattaacaGAAGAGAAATCAAACAGTACATTACTTCAAAACCCAAAAAGTCTTTGGGAAATG CAGGATGATGACTTATTGGAAGAAAGAAATCT TCCTGAGTTTGATGGAGTTGAAAGGAGTGACATTTTAATTGGG CACAAGAAGCCTGTTGGGCCTCCTCGGCGTTCACCTTCTCGTAAGCACAGGCGTAGTTGGGAGCCAGACAGTGTTTCTGTAATCTCCTCTTGCTCTGATCCAAACTGTGTTCCAAATGAATCAGCTCTGGTTCACTACTTGAACTCTTCTCTTAAACCCTCACAGGGCAACGTGAAACATAAGGAACATGTGGCAGAAGACGGTCAAGACGATGAAATCAGATCCAAAAATAtgagaagaaatgaaaacaaacctCTCTTGCCCCATTCACTTAGCTTGCAGACTAAACCAGAATCTACCACTGGCCAAAACTCATCCAATGATTCCTGTTTGATTGATCGTTCCCCTAGCCATGGCATCAAGCTGTTTATTCCACCCTTGGATTTTTCAACATTACATGAACATATAGATGGAACAG AACCAATTCCAATCACCAAAGATCGATTTGACACCCAGATCTGGGTTTCAACTAATCAGCTTTCAGAACCTGACATGAACACAGCTATAGTCTCTCCTCGATCCAGCAAATTGAAGAAATTATTTGA ttTGCCCGAATCAGATGCCAGTGTGCCAGTAGTGTATGAGGCACCTATGTCTCCCAGTGCCTACTGTGGCAGTGGCCTGTTCAG GGCTTCAGTGAACACAGACATACCACCTTCCCCTCCAGTCCAACAAGATATGTACAAGAAATACAG TGATGATGATGGCAGCTATGTATTGAGGCAAATCACTAAGAAAATACAGG gtttaaagaagaaaatcaaaatttttgaagaaaattttgaGAAAGAACATGGTTACagg CCTACACATGGAGAAAAAGCCTCTCagccagaaataaaaaaatatatgaatgaatTAACAAAGGCAAGAAAAGATCTGAAAC GCTTAAAAGAAGAAACGGAGATGGGCAACAGGGCTAGACACAACAGCGGTGCCTCCTCATCAGGTGTTGAGCAGTCTCCTTCAGTCTTACCTACTATTACCTCAACTCTAGACTATATTCTCAAGTGTTTGACTGACAAACGGCAGGAGTCTGGAAGACCTGAGGAAGTTTTG CTGATGTCAAGAGACCAGGTTCAAGAGGAAAAATTGGCTGTTCAGAAAGCATTACTTCATTTTGAAGGCTTACATGGAAGACCT acttcaAAAGAAGAAAAGGATATCATGCGTCCATTGTATGATAGATACCGATCTGTGAAAAGGATGTTAGCCAAACCTTTATCG CCACGTAATTCTCTAGAGCTACAAACAGTGCCAGAAGACCAAATGATGGAAATACCAACCTCTTACACT CGGCAGCCTATTCATGTTCATGTTCCCACAGCAACAGTGGAGGAAGAAGATGGAAACACTCAGGAAGTTGGAACTCTGGACTTTGGACTTGTTACACGAGACTTCAACGTGATGAGAGACATGGATTTTATCTCATATGGAGTCAAAGGCAATGACATTGCTAGGTTCCAGACCGATGATGGATATTTGGATAAAGTGATTCCAAAAACTGAAGATAGAATGGATGCACACCTCCATGAGTTGTCATT ATCAGAATTACATGCTGAAATAGAAACTTCAAGAAAGTCTAAAAAAAGATTAAGGCGACTTCTCAGAGAATTCGAGGAAAGTTTTCTGTTTAAAACTGgaag aaaagtaatgaaagaaGACAGATATCCTCTTCAGACAGAATACAGTGAATACAAG AAAGTGAAAGCAAGGCTTCGCCTCTTGGAAGCTCTAGTTTTGAAACACCATGAGAGAAAAGACAAGTTATATTAA
- the LOC106054633 gene encoding protein FAM13B-like isoform X3, giving the protein MMERLKNMISPSTRRKKFQLAGGDTGTHTTHRLFGVALEELMSKAPANAVVPPFVKKICEFIYKHGLDNVGLFRVSGSVKVVEKMRTEFEQKGDVDLKEENDIPATAGLLKVFLRDLPDTLVPARLTQHFFSAVQDSKLNKDAVIMEIKKALSKMPEENYNLLKYISSLLVVVAEHEFDNKMSAYSLAIIFGPNIFKYELSTGMEGFKDMDSSKDVMQLFISEFKRLFAEDGEPGPKEFWGHLNPKKIPPPRPPPPKVQSLPSFSSPSLESLSPILVSSPSSSSLEPRPVPSPRKIKNIYDNNSSSSVDERSAPMFSIPLMSPRDFDHIRSQSPFALESEAHSIIESPMVTFRSNEIVDKTIVETISQFIGVTDFNQNSGLLSPRLLKSADDSEINYSIEEQPLPNVKILTEEKSNSTLLQNPKSLWEMQDDDLLEERNLPEFDGVERSDILIGHKKPVGPPRRSPSRKHRRSWEPDSVSVISSCSDPNCVPNESALVHYLNSSLKPSQGNVKHKEHVAEDGQDDEIRSKNMRRNENKPLLPHSLSLQTKPESTTGQNSSNDSCLIDRSPSHGIKLFIPPLDFSTLHEHIDGTEPIPITKDRFDTQIWVSTNQLSEPDMNTAIVSPRSSKLKKLFEASVNTDIPPSPPVQQDMYKKYSDDDGSYVLRQITKKIQGLKKKIKIFEENFEKEHGYRPTHGEKASQPEIKKYMNELTKARKDLKRLKEETEMGNRARHNSGASSSGVEQSPSVLPTITSTLDYILKCLTDKRQESGRPEEVLLMSRDQVQEEKLAVQKALLHFEGLHGRPTSKEEKDIMRPLYDRYRSVKRMLAKPLSPRNSLELQTVPEDQMMEIPTSYTRQPIHVHVPTATVEEEDGNTQEVGTLDFGLVTRDFNVMRDMDFISYGVKGNDIARFQTDDGYLDKVIPKTEDRMDAHLHELSLSELHAEIETSRKSKKRLRRLLREFEESFLFKTGRKVMKEDRYPLQTEYSEYKKVKARLRLLEALVLKHHERKDKLY; this is encoded by the exons ATGATGGAGAGGTTAAAAAACATGATCAGCCCTTCCACACGAAGAAAGAAGTTTCAGTTAGCTGGGGGAGATACTGGCACACATACAACGCACAGGCTTTTCGGGGTAGCTCTGGAAGAGCTTATGTCCAAGGCTCCTGCCAATGCTGTGGTGCCACCATTTGTCAAGAAAATTTGCgaatttatttacaaacatg GCCTGGATAATGTGGGTCTATTTAGAGTTAGTGGTAGTGTTAAAGTTGTTGAGAAGATGCGTACAGAATTTGAGCAGAAAGGTGATGTggatttaaaagaagaaaatgatatCCCTGCAACTGCTGGCTTGCTTAAAGTCTTTCTCAGAGATTTGCCAGATACACTTGTACCTGCAAGGCTAACTCAACACTTTTTTTCTGCTGTGCAag ATTCAAAACTTAACAAGGATGCTGTCATAATGGAAATCAAGAAAGCACTTAGTAAAATGCCAGAGGAAAATTACAACCTTCTGAAATACATTTCATCTCTTTTAGTAGTGGTGGCTGAACATGAATTTGATAATAAGATGTCTGCATATTCTTTAGCTATCATATTTGGCCCAAACATCTTTAa GTATGAACTGTCTACGGGGATGGAAGGATTCAAAGACATGGACTCCAGTAAGGATGTTATGCAACTTTTCATTTCTGAATTTAAAAGATTGTTTGCAGAAGATGGCGAGCCAGGTCCTAAAGAATTCTGG GGACATTTGAATCCAAAGAAGATTCCTCCTCCTCGTCCTCCCCCTCCCAAGGTACAGTCCTTACCATCATTTTCTTCTCCTTCTCTTGAAAGTCTGAGTCCTATATTAGTTTCTTCACCATCATCATCCTCTTTAGAGCCTAGACCAGTGCCATCGCCTAGAAAG atCAAAAATATCTATGATAATAACAGTAGTTCAAGTGTAGATGAAAGATCTGCTCCAATGTTTTCCATACCTCTCATGAGCCCAAGAGATTTTGATCATATTCGTTCGCAGTCGCCATTTGCCCTTGAAAG TGAAGCTCACAGCATTATAGAGTCACCCATGGTTACTTTTAGAAGTAATGA AATTGTAGATAAAACTATTGTGGAGACCATATCACAGTTTATTGGTGTCACAGATTTCAACCAAAATTCAGGACtacttt ctcCCAGACTTTTGAAAAGTGCTGATGATAGTGAAATTAATTATAG TATTGAAGAACAACCACTTCctaatgtaaaaatattaacaGAAGAGAAATCAAACAGTACATTACTTCAAAACCCAAAAAGTCTTTGGGAAATG CAGGATGATGACTTATTGGAAGAAAGAAATCT TCCTGAGTTTGATGGAGTTGAAAGGAGTGACATTTTAATTGGG CACAAGAAGCCTGTTGGGCCTCCTCGGCGTTCACCTTCTCGTAAGCACAGGCGTAGTTGGGAGCCAGACAGTGTTTCTGTAATCTCCTCTTGCTCTGATCCAAACTGTGTTCCAAATGAATCAGCTCTGGTTCACTACTTGAACTCTTCTCTTAAACCCTCACAGGGCAACGTGAAACATAAGGAACATGTGGCAGAAGACGGTCAAGACGATGAAATCAGATCCAAAAATAtgagaagaaatgaaaacaaacctCTCTTGCCCCATTCACTTAGCTTGCAGACTAAACCAGAATCTACCACTGGCCAAAACTCATCCAATGATTCCTGTTTGATTGATCGTTCCCCTAGCCATGGCATCAAGCTGTTTATTCCACCCTTGGATTTTTCAACATTACATGAACATATAGATGGAACAG AACCAATTCCAATCACCAAAGATCGATTTGACACCCAGATCTGGGTTTCAACTAATCAGCTTTCAGAACCTGACATGAACACAGCTATAGTCTCTCCTCGATCCAGCAAATTGAAGAAATTATTTGA GGCTTCAGTGAACACAGACATACCACCTTCCCCTCCAGTCCAACAAGATATGTACAAGAAATACAG TGATGATGATGGCAGCTATGTATTGAGGCAAATCACTAAGAAAATACAGG gtttaaagaagaaaatcaaaatttttgaagaaaattttgaGAAAGAACATGGTTACagg CCTACACATGGAGAAAAAGCCTCTCagccagaaataaaaaaatatatgaatgaatTAACAAAGGCAAGAAAAGATCTGAAAC GCTTAAAAGAAGAAACGGAGATGGGCAACAGGGCTAGACACAACAGCGGTGCCTCCTCATCAGGTGTTGAGCAGTCTCCTTCAGTCTTACCTACTATTACCTCAACTCTAGACTATATTCTCAAGTGTTTGACTGACAAACGGCAGGAGTCTGGAAGACCTGAGGAAGTTTTG CTGATGTCAAGAGACCAGGTTCAAGAGGAAAAATTGGCTGTTCAGAAAGCATTACTTCATTTTGAAGGCTTACATGGAAGACCT acttcaAAAGAAGAAAAGGATATCATGCGTCCATTGTATGATAGATACCGATCTGTGAAAAGGATGTTAGCCAAACCTTTATCG CCACGTAATTCTCTAGAGCTACAAACAGTGCCAGAAGACCAAATGATGGAAATACCAACCTCTTACACT CGGCAGCCTATTCATGTTCATGTTCCCACAGCAACAGTGGAGGAAGAAGATGGAAACACTCAGGAAGTTGGAACTCTGGACTTTGGACTTGTTACACGAGACTTCAACGTGATGAGAGACATGGATTTTATCTCATATGGAGTCAAAGGCAATGACATTGCTAGGTTCCAGACCGATGATGGATATTTGGATAAAGTGATTCCAAAAACTGAAGATAGAATGGATGCACACCTCCATGAGTTGTCATT ATCAGAATTACATGCTGAAATAGAAACTTCAAGAAAGTCTAAAAAAAGATTAAGGCGACTTCTCAGAGAATTCGAGGAAAGTTTTCTGTTTAAAACTGgaag aaaagtaatgaaagaaGACAGATATCCTCTTCAGACAGAATACAGTGAATACAAG AAAGTGAAAGCAAGGCTTCGCCTCTTGGAAGCTCTAGTTTTGAAACACCATGAGAGAAAAGACAAGTTATATTAA